The following coding sequences are from one Ornithodoros turicata isolate Travis chromosome 1, ASM3712646v1, whole genome shotgun sequence window:
- the LOC135391825 gene encoding uncharacterized protein LOC135391825, translated as MDNLERLKKMRASSRATVTRIINDLKTLIATSPHDPAQLTAKLTFLETKASTLTQLNQEIQALIDEASLEAECEACDQYSGSIITISVQAREALNTALGVTRLASAQVGGAPQPSSATSQGVGPPADGIKLPKLRIDSFSGVLFQWQGFWDQFRVSIRENPRLSNVNKFKYLISLVTGPAARAIEGLSLRDENYVTAVDILKTRFGKTELLVSDHLDSLFDLPPVKSIDDVRSLRKFHEAATVRNRHLQSLGVSRSKYSITILRTILRKIPPPLELEYYRTDVNRTDSATSSAAMSTADDLSSLLDFLEIEIEFRERVRRPTASSKEDTADCRKTPLYPPAASLAARATEAVCVLCKSNEHSLAACTAPLSAADKSSLLRREGRCFLCGKRSHLSKDCRVCYRLRCQNCNRRHLTQLCVEGLSASSSNVAVTPDIVTTSPAASSSAAVVQDIVTTMSSAPQAPKVQPEREILLQTAKIWVQCENGQRRLVRVLLDGGSQRSFIRKDISAKIGCTALRTEDLHIHTLGNVAPSRIT; from the coding sequence ATGGATAACTTGGAACGACTGAAGAAGATGCGAGCTTCCAGCCGAGCGACTGTGACGCGTATCATCAACGATCTGAAGACTCTCATAGCTACATCGCCCCACGATCCTGCTCAGCTTACTGCAAAGCTTACGTTTCTCGAAACAAAAGCATCAACCTTGACTCAGCTCAACCAAGAGATCCAGGCCCTTATCGACGAAGCATCTTTGGAAGCAGAATGCGAGGCCTGCGATCAGTACTCGGGATCTATTATCACTATCTCGGTTCAAGCTCGTGAAGCTCTGAACACCGCTCTCGGTGTGACGAGACTGGCATCCGCTCAGGTCGGCGGTGCTCCACAGCCTTCGTCTGCTACATCTCAAGGCGTGGGCCCCCCTGCAGACGGCATCAAATTGCCGAAGTTGCGGATTGACTCCTTTTCTGGTGTGCTGTTTCAGTGGCAAGGTTTCTGGGATCAGTTCCGTGTCAGTATTCGTGAGAACCCCAGACTTTCTAACGTCAACAAGTTCAAATATTTGATCTCACTTGTCACCGGACCCGCTGCTCGAGCGATAGAGGGGCTATCACTCAGGGACGAGAACTACGTTACGGCCGTCGATATCCTCAAGACACGGTTTGGCAAGACTGAGCTTTTGGTGAGCGACCACTTGGATTCTTTGTTCGACTTGCCTCCTGTGAAGTCCATTGACGATGTCAGAAGTTTGAGAAAGTTCCATGAGGCTGCTACGGTTCGAAATCGGCATCTTCAGAGTCTGGGTGTATCACGAAGCAAATATTCGATTACCATTTTGCGGACAATTCTTCGGAAGATACCTCCACCACTTGAGTTGGAATACTACAGAACCGATGTGAACAGAACCGATTCTGCAACCTCCTCCGCAGCCATGTCGACGGCCGATGATCTGTCATCACTTTTGGATTTCCTTGAAATAGAAATTGAGTTTCGAGAACGGGTCCGCAGGCCGACAGCTTCGTCTAAGGAGGATACTGCTGATTGCCGCAAAACACCCCTTTACCCTCCTGCTGCTTCTTTAGCAGCCAGGGCGACGGAAGCGGTCTGTGTACTCTGCAAGTCTAACGAGCATTCGCTAGCAGCTTGTACAGCCCCACTGAGCGCAGCAGACAAGAGCAGCTTATTGCGTCGGGAAGGACGTTGCTTTCTGTGTGGCAAGCGGTCACATTTGTCGAAGGATTGTCGCGTCTGCTACCGACTTCGTTGCCAAAATTGCAATAGGCGGCATCTCACACAGTTGTGTGTGGAGGGACTTTCTGCTTCGTCGTCCAATGTCGCTGTTACTCCAGACATAGTCACGACATCACCTGCTGCGTCGTCGAGCGCTGCAGTGGTTCAGGACATCGTCACGACCATGTCCTCTGCCCCACAGGCTCCCAAAGTGCAGCCTGAACGCGAAATTCTTTTGCAAACAGCAAAGATATGGGTACAGTGTGAGAATGGCCAACGACGCCTGGTGCGAGTTCTGCTCGATGGCGGCAGCCAGCGCAGTTTTATCCGCAAGGATATCTCGGCCAAGATTGGATGCACTGCGTTGCGTACTGAGGACTTGCATATTCACACCCTTGGAAATGTCGCCCCCTCCCGTATTACATAG